Proteins from a genomic interval of Afifella aestuarii:
- a CDS encoding mandelate racemase/muconate lactonizing enzyme family protein — MRIEEASSRPYALRLARPWVAASATMTTRYGRLVMLASDGFVGFGDCAPLPSSGEKGHAETFRALDEVLRTLPGEDVDPLAGDLVARIAQPQVRWAVETACLDLCAKKRGLPLHRLLRETSAADVPVNAALGRLDEGCAGRAVRAAEAGFAVAKIKLGVDPVEREVAALKEVVEVSGKALSFRFDANRAWEKADARRVLNALAAMDGLRVDGVEEPLAGPTPEALASLQAELPFPLAADESVPVLGVDALLDARAVRRLVVKPARIGGMASTLDLARRAQRAGVELVLTSVVDSTVGVMAAAHLAAALPAGQGLAHGLGTLAWLAEDVAAPPPIEKGVIRLPERPGLGLTPFDHLPGGEALQS; from the coding sequence ATGCGCATCGAGGAAGCCTCGTCTCGGCCTTATGCGCTGAGGCTCGCCCGGCCCTGGGTTGCGGCAAGCGCGACGATGACGACGCGGTATGGCCGCCTCGTCATGCTCGCCTCGGATGGCTTCGTCGGCTTCGGTGATTGTGCGCCGCTGCCGAGTTCGGGCGAGAAAGGCCATGCCGAGACCTTTCGCGCGCTCGACGAGGTTCTGCGGACGCTTCCGGGCGAGGATGTCGACCCGCTCGCGGGTGATCTCGTCGCGCGCATCGCTCAGCCGCAGGTGCGCTGGGCCGTCGAGACCGCCTGTCTCGATCTCTGCGCAAAGAAGCGCGGCCTGCCGCTGCACCGGCTTCTGCGCGAGACTTCGGCGGCTGACGTGCCCGTGAACGCCGCTCTCGGTCGCCTCGACGAAGGCTGCGCCGGCCGCGCGGTGAGAGCCGCCGAGGCGGGTTTTGCCGTCGCCAAGATCAAGCTCGGTGTCGATCCCGTAGAGCGCGAGGTTGCCGCCTTGAAAGAGGTGGTCGAGGTGAGCGGCAAGGCTCTGTCCTTCCGCTTCGACGCCAACCGTGCCTGGGAGAAGGCCGATGCGCGCCGGGTCCTGAATGCGCTCGCGGCGATGGACGGCCTGCGCGTCGATGGTGTCGAGGAGCCGCTTGCAGGGCCGACGCCGGAGGCGCTCGCATCCCTGCAGGCGGAGCTGCCGTTTCCGCTTGCCGCCGATGAATCCGTCCCGGTGCTGGGGGTGGATGCGCTGCTTGATGCGCGCGCCGTCCGCCGTCTCGTCGTCAAGCCGGCACGGATCGGCGGCATGGCTTCAACGCTTGATCTCGCCCGTCGCGCGCAACGGGCCGGCGTGGAGCTCGTTCTGACCTCGGTCGTCGATTCCACCGTCGGCGTCATGGCGGCCGCCCATCTCGCCGCCGCTCTGCCGGCGGGGCAGGGGCTCGCGCACGGCCTCGGTACGCTCGCCTGGCTTGCCGAAGACGTCGCTGCGCCGCCGCCGATCGAGAAGGGTGTGATCCGGCTACCGGAGCGTCCGGGCCTCGGCCTTACTCCGTTCGACCACCTGCCAGGCGGCGAGGCGCTTCAGAGCTGA
- a CDS encoding ABC transporter permease, with translation MLPFLLNRLWQSLILLIIVSIIGFTILNLIPGGPLSQYALDPGMTAADLERLKEQMGLNRPLPIQYLDWAWRMLHGDWGTSYRDGAPVTEVIGRHIFATFILMGSSMAISIAIGTWIGIRGATHRYSLFDYTATVGAMVALSIPTFWFGLVSIYIFSLKLGWFPAGNMYTIGNETVLGYLHHLVLPSLVLSLVHVAVWSRYMRTATLDVIHQDFVKTARAKGVREKRVLMKHVVGNALLPMITLAGMQLPQLLSGALVTETVFTWPGMGRLFLDSLSYSDYPVVMGLLMLSAILTLLGNLIADIVVSMVDPRIRLA, from the coding sequence ATGCTCCCATTTCTGCTCAATCGCCTGTGGCAAAGCCTTATTCTCCTGATCATCGTGTCGATCATCGGCTTCACGATCCTCAACCTCATCCCGGGGGGACCGCTGTCGCAGTATGCGCTTGATCCGGGCATGACCGCTGCCGATCTGGAGCGTCTCAAAGAGCAGATGGGACTGAACCGGCCGCTTCCGATCCAGTATCTGGACTGGGCCTGGCGGATGCTCCACGGCGATTGGGGCACGTCCTACCGTGACGGCGCACCGGTGACCGAAGTGATCGGGCGCCATATCTTCGCGACCTTCATTCTGATGGGTTCGTCGATGGCCATTTCCATCGCCATCGGCACCTGGATCGGGATCCGCGGGGCGACCCACCGATATTCCCTCTTCGACTATACGGCCACGGTCGGCGCCATGGTGGCGCTGTCGATCCCGACCTTCTGGTTCGGACTGGTCTCGATCTACATTTTCTCCTTGAAGCTCGGCTGGTTTCCCGCCGGGAACATGTACACGATCGGCAACGAGACGGTTCTGGGCTATCTGCATCATCTGGTCCTGCCCAGCCTCGTCCTGTCGCTCGTGCATGTCGCCGTATGGAGCCGCTACATGCGGACGGCGACGCTCGACGTCATCCATCAGGACTTCGTCAAGACCGCCCGCGCCAAGGGCGTCCGCGAAAAACGTGTGCTGATGAAGCATGTCGTCGGCAATGCCCTGCTGCCGATGATCACGCTCGCCGGAATGCAGCTGCCGCAGCTTCTGAGCGGCGCACTGGTGACGGAGACCGTCTTCACCTGGCCCGGGATGGGACGGCTGTTCCTCGATAGCCTGAGCTACAGCGATTATCCGGTCGTGATGGGACTGCTGATGCTTTCGGCCATCCTGACGCTGCTCGGCAATCTGATCGCCGATATCGTCGTGTCGATGGTCGACCCGCGCATCCGTCTTGCCTGA
- a CDS encoding GNAT family N-acetyltransferase — translation MNATAGARVELIDLTPEHIPHAHRLSVQENWLHRPEDWGHLLELGKGRGAVLNGQLVGTANFVPYGEAAGTCNMIIVDPSVRGIGLGRRLMQAALDAAGHRECRLTATEAGRPLYEKLGFAATGMITQYGGTAVRVEAPDRVEKAGSDDLDVLAALDLEAIGMNRRALLALLLRDGDIWVQRDGSVLQGYVALRKFGRGMLIGPLVARDDATAEGLLRAGIARTAGTFLRFDLTAAGDRLAAIAAEAGLERVSTGLAMTRPGAAPTRQTGPAKVYTLASQALC, via the coding sequence ATGAATGCCACGGCTGGGGCCCGTGTCGAACTGATCGACCTGACGCCCGAACATATCCCCCACGCACACCGCCTTTCGGTGCAGGAAAACTGGCTGCATCGACCCGAAGACTGGGGGCACCTCCTGGAACTCGGCAAGGGCCGGGGCGCCGTGTTGAACGGGCAATTGGTCGGGACCGCCAACTTCGTTCCCTACGGGGAGGCGGCTGGTACCTGCAACATGATCATCGTCGATCCTTCGGTCCGCGGAATCGGGCTCGGCCGGCGGTTGATGCAGGCGGCGCTCGATGCGGCGGGGCACAGAGAATGTCGTCTGACCGCGACCGAGGCCGGCCGCCCGCTCTATGAAAAGCTGGGCTTCGCCGCGACCGGCATGATCACCCAGTACGGCGGTACGGCCGTGAGGGTGGAGGCGCCCGACAGGGTCGAGAAGGCGGGTTCGGACGATCTGGACGTGCTGGCGGCCTTGGATCTGGAGGCGATCGGAATGAACCGTCGCGCGCTGCTGGCGTTGTTGCTGCGCGATGGGGATATATGGGTGCAGCGTGACGGGAGCGTGCTTCAGGGATATGTGGCGCTCCGCAAGTTTGGGCGCGGCATGCTGATCGGCCCGCTGGTGGCGCGCGACGATGCGACGGCTGAGGGGCTTCTTCGGGCCGGCATCGCGCGCACAGCTGGGACTTTTCTGCGTTTCGACCTGACTGCCGCGGGAGACCGCCTGGCTGCGATTGCGGCAGAAGCCGGCCTTGAGCGGGTCTCGACCGGGCTCGCCATGACGCGGCCGGGAGCCGCCCCGACCCGGCAGACCGGTCCTGCCAAGGTCTACACCCTCGCAAGTCAGGCGCTCTGCTGA
- a CDS encoding helix-turn-helix domain-containing protein produces the protein MDQKSNFSVEHAEEHVGATLRLLRKQKGMSLKALAEASGVSVGMISQVERGLANPSVRLLTSLRRALNVSFQELFAKPASETEHAGDPDFVRRADNRPIIDLGDLQKELLTPTDKPHLQLMIIHIDAGAESGGWALSYPAEKGGLVLDGEVILTVDGKNVALSHGDSFAFDGMLPHSLSNVSSEPAAVLWIIGAVQFDRHL, from the coding sequence ATGGATCAGAAGTCCAACTTTAGCGTCGAGCATGCCGAGGAACATGTTGGGGCCACTTTGCGCCTTTTGCGCAAGCAGAAGGGAATGTCCCTGAAGGCGCTCGCCGAGGCGTCAGGCGTTTCCGTCGGCATGATCAGCCAGGTCGAACGCGGCCTCGCCAATCCCTCGGTGCGCTTGCTCACATCTTTGCGGCGGGCGCTGAACGTCTCGTTTCAGGAGCTCTTCGCCAAGCCTGCATCCGAGACGGAGCATGCGGGAGATCCCGACTTTGTCCGGCGCGCGGACAATCGCCCGATCATAGACCTCGGGGATTTGCAGAAGGAATTGCTGACGCCGACGGATAAGCCGCACCTGCAGCTGATGATCATTCACATCGATGCCGGCGCGGAATCGGGTGGGTGGGCGCTCAGTTATCCTGCCGAAAAGGGCGGTCTCGTCCTCGACGGAGAGGTTATCCTGACTGTCGACGGCAAGAACGTCGCTCTTTCACATGGCGATAGTTTCGCCTTCGACGGGATGCTTCCTCATAGCTTGAGCAATGTGAGCTCCGAGCCGGCTGCAGTGCTCTGGATCATCGGCGCCGTTCAGTTCGATCGCCATTTGTAA
- a CDS encoding ABC transporter ATP-binding protein produces the protein MERSYAVSQISFDLVPGKILCIIGESGSGKSITANAIMGLLPFSIRIGEGSIYVGTTEIQSMNPAALRDMRGRKVSMIFQDPLSALNPLMTVGDQIVEVMSAHGVGTKAERKSRAVELLKEVGLPEPETMYRQYPFRLSGGQRQRVMIAMALALEPGILIADEPTTALDVTTQAQILALIKDIQHRKNMSVVFITHDFGVVAEIADNVVVMEKGKIVEQGDADTVLKTPSHPYTKRLIAAVPHIIGQDRTPHVARSDTPILKVRDLVKTYRSGSRMFGTERVVKAVQGASFDLLPGRTLGVVGESGSGKSSMGRLLVKLAESDGGEIFFEGTDIAPMSEAEFRPLRPRIQMIFQDPFASLNPRSTIGQILTVGPCAHGMSFSDAKAEALALLTEVGLDPGAFDRYPHEFSGGQRQRVGIARALMFKPRLLVADESVSALDVSIQAQILELLDRIQRETGVSMVFITHDLRVASQISDEIAVMQKGRIVEMGPPSQIFLNPQSDYTRELVAAIPGEKAAA, from the coding sequence ATGGAGCGCTCCTACGCGGTCTCGCAGATCTCGTTTGATCTCGTGCCAGGCAAAATTCTCTGCATCATCGGGGAGTCGGGGTCAGGAAAATCGATCACCGCGAACGCCATCATGGGGCTCCTTCCCTTCAGCATTCGCATCGGTGAAGGCAGCATCTACGTGGGCACCACGGAGATTCAGTCCATGAATCCTGCGGCGCTTCGCGACATGCGCGGGCGGAAGGTGTCCATGATCTTCCAGGACCCGCTCTCGGCGCTCAATCCTCTGATGACGGTCGGCGATCAGATCGTCGAAGTCATGTCCGCGCACGGGGTCGGCACCAAGGCCGAACGCAAATCCCGCGCTGTCGAGCTTTTGAAAGAAGTCGGACTGCCCGAGCCTGAGACGATGTACCGGCAATACCCGTTCCGGCTGTCCGGCGGTCAGCGGCAACGCGTCATGATCGCCATGGCGCTCGCGCTCGAACCCGGCATCTTGATCGCGGACGAACCGACGACCGCGCTGGATGTCACCACCCAGGCGCAAATCCTGGCGCTTATCAAAGACATCCAGCACCGCAAGAATATGAGTGTCGTGTTCATCACCCACGATTTCGGCGTGGTGGCCGAGATCGCCGACAACGTGGTGGTGATGGAAAAGGGCAAGATCGTCGAGCAGGGCGATGCGGATACGGTCCTCAAGACGCCCTCCCATCCCTATACCAAGCGCCTGATCGCCGCGGTTCCGCACATCATCGGGCAGGACCGCACGCCTCATGTCGCCCGCAGCGACACGCCCATTCTGAAAGTTCGCGACCTCGTCAAGACCTATCGCAGCGGGAGCCGGATGTTCGGCACCGAGCGCGTCGTCAAGGCGGTCCAGGGCGCGAGCTTCGATCTCCTGCCGGGGCGCACGCTTGGCGTTGTCGGAGAAAGCGGTTCGGGCAAGTCCTCGATGGGGCGCCTTCTGGTCAAACTGGCCGAAAGCGACGGCGGCGAGATCTTTTTCGAGGGCACGGATATCGCTCCGATGTCCGAGGCCGAGTTCCGCCCGCTGCGTCCGCGGATCCAGATGATCTTTCAGGATCCCTTCGCCTCCCTCAACCCGCGCTCGACCATCGGCCAGATCCTGACCGTCGGTCCGTGCGCGCATGGCATGTCGTTCTCAGATGCAAAGGCCGAGGCGCTCGCCTTGCTCACCGAGGTCGGTCTCGATCCTGGAGCTTTCGATCGCTACCCGCACGAATTCTCCGGCGGCCAGCGTCAGCGTGTCGGCATCGCCCGGGCGCTGATGTTCAAACCACGCCTCCTCGTCGCCGATGAATCGGTCTCGGCACTGGACGTGTCCATCCAGGCACAGATCCTCGAACTGCTTGACCGGATCCAGCGGGAGACCGGCGTCTCGATGGTGTTCATCACCCACGACCTGCGCGTCGCCTCGCAGATCAGTGACGAAATTGCCGTCATGCAGAAGGGTCGCATCGTCGAGATGGGACCGCCCTCGCAGATCTTTCTCAATCCCCAAAGCGACTACACGCGAGAGCTGGTGGCAGCAATTCCAGGGGAAAAGGCGGCCGCCTGA
- a CDS encoding ABC transporter permease codes for MTALSATPHSRRRERWWRSRTARRFMQHKLALAGAVIIVALALACIFGPWLLPYDSLQIDIRARFSPPFSGNHYLGTDPLGRDLAARLLEAGRISLLVGLFAMLLSTFVGALVGVVAGYRGGWIGSVLMRLVDAFLAFPSIFLVLALAAVLKPSPAVITVIIALTSWMEVSRIVEAEVRSLREREFVLAGKMLGLSGSHMMFREVLPNAMGPIIVAATLTVARAILTEAYVSFLGYGIQPPLPSWGNMLNGAQQYLETAPWLAIVPGIAITLAVTGFNFIGDGLRDALDVRAEGG; via the coding sequence ATGACCGCACTCTCGGCCACCCCTCATTCCCGACGACGCGAACGCTGGTGGCGAAGCCGAACCGCCAGGCGCTTCATGCAGCACAAGCTGGCGCTGGCGGGTGCGGTGATCATCGTGGCGCTCGCGCTGGCCTGCATCTTTGGGCCTTGGCTGCTGCCGTACGATTCGCTGCAGATCGACATCCGCGCGCGCTTTTCCCCACCCTTCAGCGGCAATCATTATCTCGGAACCGACCCCCTCGGGCGCGATCTTGCGGCGCGTCTGCTGGAGGCCGGGCGAATCTCCCTTCTGGTGGGGCTGTTCGCGATGCTTCTGTCCACCTTCGTCGGCGCTCTCGTCGGTGTGGTCGCCGGCTATCGCGGTGGGTGGATCGGCTCCGTGCTCATGCGTCTGGTCGATGCCTTCCTGGCGTTCCCCTCGATCTTCCTCGTGCTCGCCCTGGCTGCGGTCCTCAAACCCAGCCCCGCCGTGATCACGGTGATCATCGCACTCACCAGCTGGATGGAAGTCTCGCGCATCGTCGAGGCCGAAGTGCGCTCGCTCCGGGAACGCGAGTTCGTCCTGGCGGGCAAGATGCTCGGCCTCAGCGGCAGCCACATGATGTTCCGCGAGGTGCTGCCGAATGCGATGGGGCCGATCATCGTCGCCGCGACCCTGACCGTGGCTCGCGCGATCCTGACGGAGGCTTATGTCAGCTTTCTCGGGTATGGCATCCAGCCGCCACTGCCGAGCTGGGGCAACATGCTGAACGGCGCACAGCAATATCTGGAAACGGCGCCCTGGCTCGCAATCGTTCCCGGCATCGCGATCACACTGGCCGTCACCGGCTTCAACTTCATCGGAGACGGCCTGCGCGACGCCCTGGATGTGCGTGCCGAGGGGGGATGA
- a CDS encoding class I adenylate-forming enzyme family protein — MSFFLASELAAFTPGDARLLREAGTEPGRPIVALTASAEILARLAFAAPHLPAPLFPIDPALPQAVVADLIAQSGSGLVVGEQPIEGTACLLADAFPAASEIAAPSPSRRWVAPSGIALLVATSGSTGRPKAVMLSGANLEAAARAGATMAPLQKGDLWLACLPLFHIGGFSILVRTALADAEALIAEKFEAAAILNALRERPVTHLSLVPAMLARLLDADEENAPTSLRHVLIGGAALSPELAERAASRDWPIQPTYGMSETASQLATLPALPRPWRAGFVGKPLGETEVALDPSGRLKLRGPNVMAGYANPTLTPGDGLSGDWFITADLAEIDETGAITILGRADDVIVTGGKKVMPQSVEVLLAKAPGIETVAVTGRSDPIWGEIVTAIYAGPGDEAALLSWCRDHIEGALRPRAVVRVAALPLLASGKPDRSALKRLAAWQVVERSKAEARTLR; from the coding sequence ATGTCTTTTTTCCTCGCCTCAGAGCTTGCGGCCTTTACGCCGGGCGATGCCCGTCTCTTGAGAGAGGCAGGCACCGAGCCGGGGCGGCCGATCGTGGCGCTGACCGCCTCGGCTGAGATCCTGGCGCGGCTTGCCTTCGCCGCCCCGCATCTGCCGGCGCCGCTCTTTCCGATCGATCCGGCGCTGCCGCAGGCGGTCGTCGCCGATCTCATCGCCCAATCGGGGTCCGGGCTTGTCGTCGGGGAACAGCCGATCGAAGGCACGGCATGTCTTTTGGCTGATGCCTTTCCAGCCGCTTCCGAGATCGCGGCGCCCTCCCCCTCCCGCCGATGGGTAGCGCCTTCCGGCATCGCGCTTCTCGTCGCCACCTCCGGCAGCACGGGCCGGCCGAAGGCCGTGATGCTGTCGGGCGCCAATCTTGAAGCCGCAGCGCGCGCGGGCGCGACCATGGCGCCGCTTCAGAAGGGCGACCTCTGGCTCGCCTGCCTGCCGCTTTTCCATATCGGTGGGTTTTCCATCCTGGTGCGCACCGCACTCGCCGACGCGGAGGCGCTGATTGCGGAAAAATTCGAGGCTGCTGCCATCCTTAATGCTTTGCGCGAAAGACCGGTCACGCATCTCTCATTGGTGCCGGCGATGCTCGCGCGTCTTCTCGATGCCGACGAAGAGAATGCACCGACAAGCCTGCGGCATGTGCTGATCGGCGGGGCGGCACTGTCGCCGGAGCTTGCGGAGCGGGCAGCGTCTCGCGACTGGCCGATCCAGCCCACCTACGGGATGAGCGAAACGGCTTCGCAGCTTGCCACCCTCCCTGCCCTGCCACGGCCCTGGCGGGCTGGCTTCGTCGGGAAACCGCTGGGCGAAACCGAGGTCGCGCTCGATCCTTCGGGACGCTTGAAGCTGCGCGGGCCGAACGTCATGGCGGGCTATGCCAATCCGACGCTTACCCCGGGCGACGGGCTTTCGGGCGACTGGTTCATCACGGCCGATCTGGCCGAGATCGACGAAACGGGTGCAATCACCATCCTTGGGCGCGCCGACGACGTCATCGTCACCGGCGGCAAGAAGGTCATGCCGCAAAGCGTGGAAGTGCTGCTTGCCAAGGCTCCGGGGATTGAGACCGTGGCCGTCACCGGGCGCTCGGATCCGATCTGGGGCGAGATCGTCACCGCGATCTATGCCGGCCCGGGCGACGAAGCGGCGCTGCTTTCCTGGTGCCGCGATCATATCGAAGGCGCGCTCCGCCCGCGCGCGGTCGTGCGGGTTGCGGCACTGCCGCTGCTTGCGAGCGGCAAGCCCGACCGTTCAGCTCTGAAGCGCCTCGCCGCCTGGCAGGTGGTCGAACGGAGTAAGGCCGAGGCCCGGACGCTCCGGTAG
- a CDS encoding NAD(P)/FAD-dependent oxidoreductase, which translates to MSKTAQIQNSPYWWVAAPVRPLPAQSLPQKTDVLIVGAGFAGLTAAVILARAGRSVVVVDKMMPGEGASSRNGGITSGNIRPSFDELSRRFGEDRALAIEAEGKTAREFLYDFIRTEKLDCDFQPVGKFGGAIGREQYEAGARTAETLHKRLGIEAFAVPQAEQSRYIGSDFYRGGHVRMDIGGVHPAKLAAEILRLALEAGAAVHSGTEVKGVRRDGAEFSVETSAGTVSARQVLVCTNGYTDGSDPWLRRRLIPVRSRIIVTDPLPIEVMDRLMPSRMMYSEGLILGHYFRPTPDGTRILLGGRDASTGTDETGPTENICQGLLRIFPELKNVGLSHSWYGHVAMNWDMVPRLFEREGVTYATGFCGSGVVWAPWLGTRAAHKLLGDDQARTAFEFRPPAAIPFYNGKPYFLPAVIQGYRLRDRLALARATR; encoded by the coding sequence ATGTCGAAAACTGCTCAAATTCAGAACAGCCCTTATTGGTGGGTTGCCGCTCCCGTTCGGCCGCTGCCTGCGCAGTCCCTGCCGCAAAAGACCGACGTTCTGATCGTCGGGGCCGGCTTTGCGGGGCTGACCGCCGCGGTGATCCTGGCCCGTGCAGGACGATCTGTCGTCGTCGTGGACAAGATGATGCCGGGCGAGGGCGCCTCTTCGCGCAACGGGGGCATTACGAGCGGCAACATTCGGCCGAGCTTCGACGAGCTCTCTCGCCGCTTTGGTGAAGACCGCGCGCTTGCCATCGAAGCCGAAGGCAAGACGGCGCGGGAATTCCTCTACGACTTCATTCGCACCGAAAAGCTCGATTGCGATTTTCAGCCGGTGGGCAAGTTTGGTGGCGCCATCGGAAGGGAGCAATATGAAGCCGGTGCGCGCACTGCAGAGACGCTGCACAAGCGGCTTGGAATAGAAGCCTTTGCCGTGCCGCAGGCCGAGCAATCCCGCTATATCGGCAGTGATTTCTATCGCGGCGGCCATGTGCGCATGGACATCGGCGGGGTGCACCCGGCGAAACTCGCCGCAGAGATTTTACGCCTCGCACTGGAGGCCGGTGCCGCCGTGCATTCCGGGACTGAGGTGAAGGGCGTTCGTCGCGACGGCGCCGAATTCTCCGTCGAGACCTCAGCGGGCACCGTCTCTGCCCGCCAGGTTCTCGTCTGCACCAACGGCTACACCGATGGCTCCGATCCGTGGTTGCGGCGTCGTCTGATCCCGGTTCGCAGCCGGATCATCGTGACAGATCCGCTGCCCATCGAGGTGATGGACCGGTTGATGCCGAGCCGGATGATGTACAGCGAAGGGCTGATCCTGGGGCACTATTTCCGGCCGACGCCGGACGGTACGCGCATTCTTCTGGGCGGGCGCGATGCCTCTACGGGCACTGACGAAACAGGGCCTACGGAGAATATCTGCCAGGGCTTGCTGCGGATCTTCCCGGAGCTGAAGAATGTCGGCCTCAGTCACAGCTGGTATGGCCATGTCGCCATGAACTGGGACATGGTTCCGCGCCTTTTCGAGCGCGAGGGCGTGACCTATGCCACCGGTTTCTGTGGCTCTGGTGTCGTGTGGGCGCCCTGGCTTGGAACCCGCGCCGCGCACAAGCTGCTCGGAGACGATCAGGCCCGCACCGCCTTCGAGTTCCGCCCCCCGGCGGCCATACCCTTCTACAACGGCAAGCCTTATTTCCTTCCCGCTGTCATCCAGGGCTATCGCCTGCGTGATCGGCTGGCTCTGGCGCGCGCCACGCGCTGA
- a CDS encoding peptide ABC transporter substrate-binding protein has protein sequence MTEKKSITLTRRGALGLMGAAGATLMAPNLLGKPAFAQTEGSPEGRVIVGLVQEPTVFNPLMVKIEVDDGVHFSVFDALFRFTPEGEVVPNLATEVPTQANGGISEDGTEWRIKLRDDVKWHDGKPFTAEDVKFTLELIVNPDFRAWRTAGHSLLRDITVVSPTELTWRMEEPFSPYLSFLTETFIVPKHAFEGVEDPNSAPFNQSPIGTGAFKWDRRLAGDRVELLANADYHGEGPYLEQLVFKYIPDITVHFTQFRSGDIDLLGRMYITPDNYEEAKTLPDRTLVLQPAPSIESIALNLERPQFKELAVREALYAAIDKQAIIDAIYYGVHDPVESYVPRNSYYYYPDLPLHEYSPDKANALLDEAGWKRGAGGIREKDGVRLSFKNSTTSGNHLREQMQQFVQQMLQQVGVEMTIENMPAAVMWGDFWMQSRFDTAVVGTTYLIGSDPDVTNRFHSSAITAQGGSGSNNVQIKNARIDELLEKGTRIFDPVERKVIYDEVQKIVRHELPFLPLFAENFIHGRKSGIEGFEPNGNTRTESWNAASWYWVS, from the coding sequence ATGACCGAGAAGAAAAGCATAACTTTGACCCGGCGCGGTGCGCTCGGACTTATGGGCGCCGCCGGCGCCACGCTGATGGCCCCCAATCTGCTCGGCAAGCCGGCCTTTGCGCAGACCGAGGGCTCCCCGGAGGGCCGGGTGATCGTGGGCCTCGTGCAGGAACCCACCGTCTTCAACCCGTTGATGGTCAAAATCGAAGTCGACGACGGCGTGCACTTCTCGGTCTTCGACGCCTTGTTCCGCTTCACGCCTGAAGGCGAGGTCGTGCCCAATCTCGCAACCGAGGTGCCCACCCAGGCCAACGGCGGCATTTCCGAGGATGGCACCGAATGGCGCATCAAGCTGCGTGACGACGTGAAATGGCACGACGGCAAGCCATTTACGGCCGAAGATGTGAAATTCACGCTCGAGCTGATCGTGAATCCGGATTTCCGCGCCTGGCGCACGGCCGGGCACTCGCTTTTGCGTGACATCACCGTGGTCTCTCCGACGGAGCTGACCTGGCGGATGGAAGAGCCGTTTTCGCCCTACCTGTCCTTCCTGACGGAAACCTTCATCGTTCCCAAGCATGCCTTCGAAGGCGTCGAGGACCCCAACAGCGCCCCCTTCAACCAGAGCCCGATCGGCACCGGCGCATTCAAATGGGACCGTCGTCTCGCCGGCGACCGGGTCGAACTGCTCGCCAATGCCGACTATCACGGCGAAGGACCCTACCTCGAACAGCTGGTTTTCAAGTACATCCCGGACATCACCGTTCACTTCACGCAGTTCCGCAGCGGCGACATCGACCTTTTGGGCCGGATGTACATCACGCCGGACAATTACGAAGAAGCCAAGACCCTCCCCGATCGCACGCTGGTGCTGCAACCGGCTCCGTCGATTGAATCGATCGCGCTCAACCTGGAGCGCCCTCAATTCAAGGAACTCGCGGTGCGCGAGGCCCTTTACGCGGCCATCGACAAGCAAGCGATCATCGACGCGATCTACTACGGCGTGCATGATCCGGTCGAAAGCTATGTGCCGCGCAACTCCTACTACTATTATCCGGACCTGCCGCTGCACGAATACTCGCCCGACAAAGCCAATGCGCTTCTCGACGAAGCCGGCTGGAAACGCGGCGCCGGCGGTATCCGCGAAAAGGATGGCGTGCGGCTTTCCTTCAAGAACTCGACCACCTCCGGCAACCATCTGCGTGAACAGATGCAGCAATTCGTCCAGCAAATGCTGCAACAGGTCGGCGTCGAGATGACGATTGAAAACATGCCGGCTGCCGTCATGTGGGGCGATTTCTGGATGCAATCGCGCTTCGACACGGCGGTCGTCGGCACGACCTACCTGATCGGCTCGGACCCGGACGTCACCAACCGTTTCCATTCGAGCGCGATCACCGCACAGGGCGGCTCCGGCTCAAACAACGTGCAGATCAAGAACGCCCGCATCGACGAGCTTCTGGAAAAAGGCACGCGCATCTTCGACCCGGTCGAGCGCAAGGTCATCTACGACGAGGTGCAAAAGATCGTCCGTCACGAGCTGCCGTTCCTGCCGCTCTTTGCCGAGAACTTCATCCACGGACGCAAGTCCGGGATCGAAGGCTTCGAGCCCAACGGCAACACCCGCACGGAATCCTGGAACGCCGCCAGCTGGTATTGGGTCAGCTGA